From Pontibacillus yanchengensis, the proteins below share one genomic window:
- a CDS encoding aspartate/glutamate racemase family protein, which produces MKKIVGVLGGMGPMATIDLLQKIIIENNAKTDEEQIHMIADFNPHIPSRMKAIMNEGESPLPEITKMIKRLEASGEVDLFIMPCNTAHYWIEDLRSVTSVPILNMIDITAKHLSINKLNTENFLLLSTKGTVNKKLYENSFLRYGLRLLVPTNDEQDIVEECILKVKAGQISVNPFLKKMESIMLKYMEYKGVTSIIGGCTEIPLLFPYLTNKVNKIDPTLLLAKHVVECMSTPNQ; this is translated from the coding sequence ATGAAAAAGATTGTAGGTGTTCTAGGTGGAATGGGCCCAATGGCAACGATAGATTTACTGCAAAAGATTATTATAGAAAATAATGCAAAGACAGATGAAGAACAAATTCATATGATAGCTGATTTCAACCCTCATATACCATCTAGAATGAAAGCCATAATGAATGAGGGAGAAAGCCCTTTACCAGAGATTACTAAAATGATTAAAAGATTAGAAGCAAGTGGTGAAGTAGATTTATTCATTATGCCATGTAATACCGCTCATTATTGGATTGAAGATTTAAGAAGCGTTACCTCGGTTCCAATACTCAATATGATTGATATTACAGCTAAACATTTATCAATAAATAAACTTAATACGGAGAATTTCCTCTTATTATCTACAAAAGGAACAGTAAATAAAAAACTGTATGAGAACTCCTTCTTAAGGTATGGTTTACGACTTTTAGTTCCTACGAATGATGAACAGGATATTGTTGAGGAATGTATTTTGAAAGTTAAAGCCGGACAGATTAGCGTAAACCCGTTTCTCAAGAAAATGGAATCCATTATGTTGAAGTATATGGAATATAAAGGGGTTACTTCTATAATAGGAGGCTGCACTGAAATTCCACTCCTATTTCCGTATTTAACAAATAAGGTGAACAAAATTGATCCTACTCTACTATTAGCAAAGCATGTTGTTGAATGTATGAGTACTCCTAACCAGTAA
- the rbsK gene encoding ribokinase codes for MTPNVTVVGSINMDLVTSTEQVPNQGETVLGYDFATYPGGKGANQAVSASRLGAKTNMIGAVGKDAFGQELSETLRENGVVTENVKPVTDTPSGTATIILSNGDNRIIVNPGANHSVTPDYIKSCAEVLRSSDIVLMQLEIPLETVEKAAKLAKEGGATVILNPAPIQALPESLLQWVDIITPNESEAETLFNQSHQSNLEDKLIITKGSEGVFFYEDGKERLIPAYRVDPVDTTGAGDAFNGALAFKLSEGSTKQEAISYANAVAALSVLKSGAQTGLPTQAEVQVFLEHQGEQT; via the coding sequence ATGACACCAAACGTTACAGTGGTAGGAAGTATTAATATGGATTTAGTAACGAGTACAGAACAAGTTCCCAATCAAGGAGAAACCGTGTTAGGTTATGATTTTGCAACGTACCCGGGTGGTAAGGGAGCTAATCAGGCCGTATCTGCCTCCCGCTTAGGGGCAAAAACGAACATGATCGGCGCTGTTGGTAAGGATGCTTTTGGACAGGAATTAAGTGAAACGCTTCGTGAAAATGGAGTCGTTACAGAAAATGTGAAACCGGTTACAGATACTCCGTCAGGGACAGCTACGATCATTTTATCGAATGGAGATAATCGAATTATTGTAAATCCAGGAGCAAATCATAGCGTCACACCTGACTATATTAAATCGTGTGCGGAGGTGCTACGCTCTAGTGATATCGTGTTAATGCAGTTGGAAATTCCGCTCGAGACGGTAGAGAAAGCTGCAAAACTAGCAAAAGAAGGTGGAGCGACGGTCATCTTGAACCCTGCTCCTATACAAGCGCTACCTGAATCTTTACTTCAATGGGTGGATATTATCACACCAAACGAGTCAGAGGCAGAGACGTTATTTAACCAGTCTCATCAATCGAATTTAGAAGATAAGCTCATTATTACGAAGGGGAGCGAAGGTGTTTTCTTCTATGAGGATGGTAAGGAAAGACTTATTCCTGCGTATCGTGTTGATCCCGTAGATACAACTGGGGCAGGGGATGCTTTTAATGGCGCATTAGCTTTCAAATTGTCTGAAGGTTCTACGAAACAAGAGGCGATTAGCTATGCGAATGCAGTAGCTGCGCTATCGGTTCTCAAGTCTGGGGCGCAAACAGGACTACCTACACAAGCAGAAGTTCAAGTATTTTTGGAACATCAGGGGGAACAAACATGA
- a CDS encoding LacI family DNA-binding transcriptional regulator has translation MMMATIRDVAKQAGVSVATVSRVLNSNGYVNEDTRVKVTEAIKELNYLPNDVARSLFKRRSKMIGLILPDITNPFFPELARAVEDVANETEYTFVLCNSDNQMEKEQQYLTALKQKYIDGFIVVSSTLTTEQVHELNVPVVALDRIISPHMPSVSVQNYEGAQEAVQYLMKNGCQKVAHISGPDYVDNAHARKQGYLDMVRDKEWYVDGLVVDGKYELDPAKEAATQLLEKYPDVDGIFVGNDLMAVGVLKAAEALGIKVPENLSIIGFDGIALGETTTPALTTMAQPIYDVGSKAAELLINYIEGIPSVHSNHSFGVQIIERETVKKGGV, from the coding sequence ATGATGATGGCTACGATTCGTGATGTTGCTAAGCAAGCAGGTGTTTCTGTTGCTACCGTTTCGAGAGTACTCAATAGTAATGGGTATGTAAATGAGGATACTCGAGTGAAAGTAACAGAAGCAATTAAAGAACTGAACTATTTGCCAAATGATGTCGCGAGAAGTTTATTTAAACGACGATCTAAAATGATAGGGCTCATCTTACCTGATATTACTAACCCATTCTTCCCTGAGTTAGCTAGGGCGGTGGAAGATGTGGCGAATGAAACAGAGTACACATTTGTATTATGTAACTCAGACAATCAAATGGAGAAAGAACAGCAATATTTAACTGCATTGAAACAAAAATATATAGATGGATTCATCGTCGTAAGTAGTACGCTTACGACAGAACAGGTTCACGAACTGAACGTTCCGGTCGTAGCACTAGACCGAATCATTTCTCCTCATATGCCTTCTGTTTCTGTGCAGAACTATGAAGGGGCACAAGAGGCTGTTCAGTATTTGATGAAAAATGGATGCCAGAAAGTTGCTCATATATCAGGGCCAGATTATGTAGATAACGCACATGCTAGAAAACAAGGATATTTGGATATGGTAAGAGATAAAGAGTGGTATGTGGACGGTTTAGTAGTAGATGGTAAATATGAGCTGGACCCTGCCAAAGAAGCAGCAACCCAATTATTGGAAAAATATCCAGATGTCGATGGAATATTTGTAGGGAACGATCTAATGGCGGTTGGTGTTTTGAAAGCAGCGGAGGCTCTCGGAATTAAAGTACCTGAAAACTTATCGATTATAGGGTTTGATGGTATTGCTCTAGGAGAAACGACCACACCTGCTCTAACTACAATGGCGCAACCTATTTATGATGTGGGATCGAAAGCAGCAGAGTTATTAATTAATTATATAGAAGGAATCCCTTCAGTACATTCGAATCATTCCTTTGGAGTTCAAATCATTGAACGAGAAACCGTTAAAAAAGGAGGGGTATAG
- a CDS encoding TRAP transporter large permease yields the protein MNLATEQTSPQPEGMTPNPQGGLSKKLFSILVIGVSLIGVIYSMQTSNMGLALFSLLFLLLLLGTPIAIALGVSSFLSIYYFTTDPLPDLAGKVFSGLNSFPLMAIPFFVLAGNIFTSGGVAKRLIHLTNMWVGHIPGGLSIASIVSCTLFAAISGSSPATVVAIGGIMIPAMVDHGYDKNYAVGSVSTAGSLGILIPPSIPMIVYAVTVEQSVGKLFLAGIVPGILLMTLLSLVSFFIARKRNYAKAEKASINDRLKAFKRAIWSLGLPIVVVGGIYSGVFTPTESAAVAVVLGVVVGLWIHKDLRFKDFPEILLNSAKTTAMLFFIIAMAMTFAHILTLERIPHSIAELITGWNMGPIMFLLIVNILLFIAGQFMEPTAIITILAPILFPVAMGVGIDPIHFGIVMVVNMEVGMITPPVGLNLYVASGITKMPLVDVTKSALPWLVAVVIGLILVTYIPAISLWLPEFLYGFR from the coding sequence ATGAATCTAGCAACTGAACAGACGTCACCTCAGCCAGAAGGCATGACACCAAATCCACAAGGAGGTCTTTCAAAAAAACTATTTTCGATTCTAGTCATAGGTGTCTCTTTAATCGGTGTCATCTACTCAATGCAAACAAGTAATATGGGGCTAGCCCTATTTTCATTGTTATTCTTGTTGCTTTTATTAGGAACACCCATTGCGATTGCACTAGGGGTCTCGTCTTTTCTTTCTATCTATTACTTTACAACCGATCCTTTGCCTGATTTAGCAGGTAAGGTCTTCTCAGGATTAAATTCATTTCCACTTATGGCTATCCCTTTCTTTGTCTTAGCAGGTAATATCTTCACATCAGGCGGAGTAGCCAAAAGACTTATCCATTTAACCAATATGTGGGTAGGGCATATTCCTGGTGGTCTTTCAATTGCAAGTATTGTTTCTTGTACATTATTTGCTGCCATTTCTGGCTCATCTCCTGCAACAGTGGTTGCAATAGGAGGGATTATGATTCCGGCTATGGTGGATCATGGATATGATAAAAACTATGCAGTAGGCTCTGTGTCAACTGCAGGATCACTTGGTATTCTTATTCCACCAAGTATTCCGATGATAGTATATGCTGTAACTGTAGAACAATCTGTTGGGAAGCTTTTTCTTGCTGGGATTGTACCAGGAATTCTATTAATGACATTGCTATCATTGGTCAGTTTTTTCATTGCGAGAAAAAGAAATTATGCTAAAGCTGAAAAAGCTTCCATTAATGATCGACTTAAAGCATTTAAACGTGCTATTTGGAGTCTTGGTTTACCTATAGTTGTAGTAGGTGGAATATATTCTGGGGTGTTCACTCCAACTGAATCTGCAGCAGTAGCAGTTGTATTAGGGGTTGTAGTAGGATTATGGATTCATAAGGATCTAAGATTCAAGGATTTTCCGGAGATTTTGTTGAATTCGGCTAAGACTACAGCCATGTTATTTTTCATCATTGCCATGGCCATGACTTTTGCTCATATTTTAACGCTAGAACGTATTCCTCACTCAATAGCAGAATTGATTACAGGTTGGAACATGGGACCTATAATGTTCTTGCTTATTGTAAATATTTTATTATTTATTGCAGGACAATTCATGGAACCAACAGCGATTATTACAATTCTGGCACCTATTTTATTCCCGGTAGCGATGGGGGTTGGAATAGATCCAATTCATTTCGGTATCGTGATGGTTGTAAACATGGAAGTTGGCATGATTACGCCTCCAGTTGGATTGAATTTATATGTGGCAAGTGGAATAACGAAGATGCCCCTTGTGGACGTAACAAAGTCAGCACTGCCTTGGTTGGTTGCCGTCGTTATTGGATTAATCCTGGTAACCTACATTCCAGCCATCAGTCTTTGGTTACCTGAATTTTTGTACGGATTTCGTTAA
- a CDS encoding MFS transporter, with product MIEARTKAFWTNTIALSIGSLFVFANVYFTQPILPVLTKEFAVSPLQASMSLSLVIFAIGISLFFYGPISDSIGRRGIMIVTMGLGTIVTFLAAFSFNFEFFLVMRVLQGILLAGLPSLALAYIGEEYSTHALSVAIGVFISGNTIGGMFGRIVSGIVTDLYDWQTAFLVMGVVSLVCFVLFVVLLRPSRYFEPKKFDWKEALGVYKSHVLNRELRLAYIVGGLHFFLFVGHFNYVTYLLTSPPYQLPTSLIGVLFLTYIAGTISSQIAGRVSKKFSHAACIKIGILIMVCGLAITLIPSVFAIIGGLLMNCFGFFFAHSTSSSWVSGRATFSKASASGLYLISYYIGGSLGPIYLDPFWNQMNWPGVVIGCYLVLASTMYVAFQMASIEKEIDKQESSKRLQTSESRT from the coding sequence ATGATAGAAGCTCGAACAAAAGCATTTTGGACGAATACGATTGCTTTAAGCATTGGTTCTTTGTTTGTATTTGCCAATGTGTATTTCACTCAACCAATCTTACCCGTGTTAACGAAGGAATTTGCAGTGTCTCCTTTACAGGCAAGTATGTCCCTATCCCTTGTTATATTCGCTATAGGGATATCTTTGTTTTTTTATGGTCCTATTTCTGACAGTATTGGTCGAAGAGGGATTATGATTGTAACAATGGGGTTGGGGACTATTGTAACCTTTTTGGCTGCTTTTTCGTTCAACTTTGAATTTTTTCTCGTTATGCGTGTACTACAGGGGATTCTCCTTGCTGGATTACCCTCGCTAGCACTAGCTTATATAGGGGAAGAATATTCTACTCATGCTCTGTCTGTTGCGATTGGTGTCTTCATAAGTGGTAATACAATTGGAGGCATGTTCGGCAGGATAGTAAGTGGTATCGTGACGGATCTATATGACTGGCAAACAGCCTTTTTGGTTATGGGTGTTGTGAGTTTGGTTTGCTTTGTTTTGTTTGTTGTTCTGTTACGACCATCTCGATATTTTGAGCCAAAGAAATTTGATTGGAAAGAAGCATTAGGTGTCTATAAAAGTCATGTCTTAAACCGAGAGCTAAGACTAGCCTATATAGTAGGTGGTTTACACTTTTTCTTGTTTGTCGGCCATTTTAATTACGTCACGTACCTTTTAACTTCCCCACCTTACCAACTTCCTACGAGTCTCATAGGCGTTCTCTTTTTAACCTATATTGCAGGAACAATTAGCTCACAAATAGCAGGTCGGGTCTCTAAAAAATTTTCACATGCTGCATGTATTAAAATAGGAATTCTCATCATGGTATGCGGTTTAGCTATAACACTGATTCCAAGTGTCTTTGCTATCATAGGTGGCTTGCTTATGAACTGTTTCGGATTCTTCTTTGCTCATTCTACATCTAGTTCTTGGGTTAGTGGTCGAGCAACATTTAGTAAAGCTAGTGCATCAGGTCTGTATTTGATTTCCTATTATATAGGAGGAAGTCTAGGTCCAATATACTTAGATCCATTCTGGAACCAGATGAATTGGCCTGGGGTAGTCATAGGGTGTTATTTGGTTCTAGCATCTACCATGTATGTAGCGTTTCAGATGGCGAGTATAGAGAAAGAGATTGATAAACAAGAGTCATCTAAGAGATTACAGACTTCAGAATCAAGGACCTAG
- a CDS encoding ABC transporter permease subunit yields MNKSMTGMLQKLGPLLGFFVIVIILTFMSDNFLTLDNILVVLRQVSINALIAFGMTFVILTGGIDLSVGSTLALSGALTAGMLSSGMDPMLAVILGMLAGAAMGAFNGIVITKGKVAPFIATLATMTIFRGLTLVYTDGRPITGLSDSMSFKMIGQGYLFGIPVPAVLMTVAFAILFFILKKTVFGRQVYSIGGNEEASILSGIRADRVKIWVYSLTGLLSALAGIILTSRLNSAQPNVGVAFELDAIAAVVLGGTSLSGGRGWIFGTLVGALIIGVLNNGLNLLDVSSFFQQVVKGTVILLAVLMDRKKTA; encoded by the coding sequence ATGAACAAGTCGATGACGGGAATGTTACAAAAGTTAGGTCCATTGCTAGGTTTTTTTGTAATCGTTATCATTTTGACATTTATGAGTGACAACTTTCTTACGCTGGACAATATCTTAGTTGTGTTACGCCAAGTTTCGATTAATGCACTGATAGCATTTGGAATGACCTTCGTTATTTTGACTGGCGGAATTGATTTATCGGTAGGATCCACGCTGGCTCTTTCTGGAGCGTTGACCGCTGGAATGTTATCAAGTGGTATGGACCCGATGTTAGCCGTAATCCTGGGAATGCTAGCTGGTGCTGCGATGGGTGCATTCAATGGAATTGTTATTACGAAAGGAAAAGTAGCCCCTTTTATTGCCACACTGGCAACCATGACTATATTTAGAGGATTGACGCTTGTTTATACCGATGGTCGTCCGATTACAGGGCTATCCGACAGTATGTCCTTCAAGATGATTGGACAAGGATATTTATTTGGCATTCCTGTACCAGCCGTACTAATGACTGTTGCTTTTGCTATTCTATTTTTCATACTGAAGAAAACCGTTTTTGGTCGCCAAGTGTACTCCATTGGAGGTAACGAGGAAGCATCTATTCTTTCAGGTATTCGAGCGGATCGGGTGAAGATTTGGGTTTATTCCTTAACAGGCCTTTTATCTGCTCTTGCAGGAATTATTTTAACTAGCCGCTTAAACTCAGCTCAACCAAACGTAGGAGTGGCATTTGAACTGGATGCAATCGCTGCTGTTGTTCTCGGTGGTACAAGCTTATCCGGGGGACGCGGTTGGATATTCGGAACATTAGTAGGTGCACTTATTATAGGTGTCTTAAATAATGGATTGAACTTGTTAGACGTATCTTCCTTCTTCCAACAAGTTGTAAAAGGTACTGTCATTCTGTTAGCCGTGCTTATGGATCGAAAGAAAACAGCTTAA
- the rbsD gene encoding D-ribose pyranase — MKKNGMINSDIASVLARLGHTDTIVIADCGLPIPEHVPRIDLSITKGTPSFIEVLEAILDDMEVEKMTLANEMEIHNPSLHQNLLNRCNQYTMDFLSHDVLKEATNDAKVVIRTGEASPFANVILTSGVIF; from the coding sequence ATGAAAAAGAATGGGATGATTAACAGTGATATTGCTAGCGTTCTAGCAAGGTTAGGCCATACCGATACTATTGTTATAGCAGATTGCGGTTTACCAATACCAGAACATGTCCCTCGTATTGATCTATCGATTACAAAAGGGACTCCGAGCTTTATAGAGGTGCTCGAAGCTATTCTGGATGATATGGAGGTGGAGAAGATGACGTTAGCAAATGAGATGGAAATTCATAACCCTTCCCTGCATCAGAATCTTCTCAATCGTTGTAATCAATACACGATGGATTTTTTATCACATGATGTCTTAAAAGAAGCAACGAACGATGCCAAAGTTGTAATTCGGACTGGAGAAGCTAGTCCATTTGCCAATGTCATCTTGACTTCTGGAGTAATCTTTTAG
- the rbsB gene encoding ribose ABC transporter substrate-binding protein RbsB — MKHIWKSLGVALIALVFIAGCSTEAPNSSSDEGNGSGGDSEKEDGTLKIGLSISTQNNPFFVTLKEGAEKAAEEEGVELTTVDAQNDPGKQVSGIEDLITQNVDVLLVNPTDSAAITTAIESANEADIPVITVDRSADGGEVVSHIASDNVKGGEMAANYIVEQLSGGGKVVELEGIPGSSAARERGKGFHNVVDENDKIEVAAKQAADFDRSKGLTVMENIIQSTDNFDAVFAHNDEMALGAVQALESANMAEDTIVVGFDATDDARKAIEEGRMDATIAQQPTLIGEKAVQTAVKVHNGESVKDFIPVELKLVK, encoded by the coding sequence ATGAAACACATTTGGAAAAGCTTAGGTGTAGCTCTTATCGCTCTTGTATTTATTGCTGGGTGTTCGACGGAAGCCCCAAATTCTTCTTCAGATGAAGGAAATGGAAGTGGAGGAGACTCCGAAAAAGAAGATGGAACGTTGAAGATTGGTCTTTCCATTTCCACACAAAACAACCCATTCTTCGTAACACTTAAAGAAGGTGCTGAAAAAGCAGCGGAAGAAGAAGGGGTAGAGCTTACGACGGTAGATGCGCAAAACGACCCTGGTAAGCAAGTAAGTGGTATTGAAGATTTAATTACGCAAAATGTTGATGTATTACTCGTAAATCCAACAGACTCTGCAGCAATTACTACAGCGATTGAGTCAGCGAATGAAGCGGATATTCCAGTGATTACCGTTGACCGCAGTGCAGATGGAGGAGAAGTGGTTTCTCACATCGCATCTGACAACGTAAAAGGTGGCGAAATGGCTGCTAATTACATTGTCGAGCAACTGAGCGGTGGTGGAAAAGTAGTGGAACTAGAAGGTATTCCAGGTTCATCAGCAGCACGTGAACGCGGGAAAGGCTTCCACAATGTTGTAGATGAAAATGACAAAATCGAAGTAGCAGCAAAGCAAGCTGCAGATTTTGATCGTTCTAAAGGTTTAACCGTAATGGAGAACATCATTCAGAGTACAGATAATTTTGATGCTGTATTTGCTCACAACGATGAAATGGCTCTAGGAGCCGTACAAGCATTAGAATCTGCCAATATGGCTGAAGATACTATTGTAGTCGGTTTCGATGCAACTGATGACGCGCGTAAAGCAATTGAAGAAGGGCGCATGGATGCAACCATCGCTCAACAGCCAACTCTAATTGGTGAAAAAGCTGTACAAACAGCAGTTAAAGTGCATAACGGAGAAAGCGTGAAAGACTTTATTCCAGTTGAATTGAAATTAGTGAAGTAA
- a CDS encoding sugar ABC transporter ATP-binding protein encodes MTVQPIVEMKHIHKSFVGNKVLKDVHFDVKPGEIHALMGENGAGKSTMMKILTGIHKRDQGTVSVNGKEVEFSNPKEAEKAGIAVIHQELNIIPYLTVAQNMFLGKELKYGKTGVLKTKEMQQKTRERLQRLGIDMDPDEEAGQLSVGKQQMVEIARAISTNAEVLVMDEPTAALTDREIEALFKVIRQLRDQGVGIVYISHRMEEIFSLCDRISVLRDGEYIGTKYSNQTSFEEIVKMMVGRELGQRFPDRTSEIGDTKLEVKSLSREGCFEDVSFSVRKGEILGVAGLMGAGRTEIMEALFGSRKISNGQVFLDGQHLKIKHPKDSIEAGIGFITEDRKSEGLVLNLSIRENMALPMLSNLSNYGVLSNKSEQELVESLMSRLQVKATGPHQEVKSLSGGNQQKVVIGKWLGIEPKVLILDEPTRGVDIGAKKEIYHIMNELTERGVSIIMVSSELPEVLGMSDRILVIHEGKVATTVSREEADQEKIMQAATGQAAMGGNRG; translated from the coding sequence ATGACCGTACAGCCTATTGTAGAAATGAAGCATATTCATAAATCATTCGTTGGTAATAAGGTGTTAAAAGATGTCCACTTTGATGTGAAGCCAGGGGAAATTCACGCTCTTATGGGAGAAAACGGTGCTGGAAAATCCACGATGATGAAAATTCTCACCGGGATACACAAACGAGATCAAGGAACCGTAAGTGTTAATGGAAAAGAGGTGGAATTTTCAAACCCGAAAGAAGCTGAGAAAGCTGGCATCGCCGTCATTCACCAAGAATTAAATATTATTCCTTATTTGACTGTTGCCCAAAATATGTTTCTTGGAAAAGAACTGAAATATGGGAAAACAGGCGTATTAAAAACAAAAGAAATGCAGCAAAAGACGAGGGAACGACTCCAGCGACTAGGCATTGATATGGATCCAGATGAAGAAGCCGGACAGTTGTCAGTTGGAAAGCAGCAGATGGTTGAAATAGCCAGAGCCATTTCGACGAATGCGGAAGTATTGGTTATGGATGAGCCTACGGCTGCTCTTACTGACCGTGAAATTGAAGCGTTGTTTAAGGTTATTCGTCAGTTAAGAGATCAAGGTGTAGGCATTGTGTATATATCACACAGAATGGAAGAGATTTTTTCCTTATGTGATCGCATTTCTGTTCTTCGAGATGGGGAATATATCGGAACGAAATACAGCAACCAAACTTCCTTTGAAGAAATTGTGAAAATGATGGTGGGTCGTGAACTCGGTCAACGATTCCCTGACCGTACATCTGAAATAGGAGATACAAAGCTTGAAGTAAAGTCTTTATCAAGGGAAGGCTGTTTTGAGGACGTGTCCTTTTCAGTGCGAAAAGGAGAAATTCTTGGTGTAGCAGGTCTGATGGGAGCAGGAAGAACGGAAATAATGGAAGCTCTGTTTGGTTCTAGAAAAATATCTAATGGTCAAGTGTTCTTAGATGGTCAACATCTTAAGATTAAGCACCCAAAGGATTCCATTGAAGCAGGTATTGGGTTTATAACAGAGGACCGGAAGTCAGAAGGGCTCGTACTCAATCTATCTATTCGAGAAAACATGGCGTTGCCAATGCTTTCAAATCTATCGAACTATGGAGTCTTATCAAACAAAAGTGAACAAGAGCTTGTAGAATCCCTAATGTCCCGACTTCAGGTAAAGGCAACAGGCCCCCATCAAGAAGTGAAATCCTTAAGTGGAGGAAATCAGCAAAAAGTCGTCATTGGTAAATGGTTAGGCATTGAGCCAAAGGTGCTCATATTAGATGAACCAACTCGTGGTGTTGATATTGGGGCTAAGAAGGAAATCTACCATATTATGAATGAACTAACAGAACGAGGAGTCTCCATCATCATGGTATCTTCTGAGTTACCTGAGGTACTCGGGATGAGTGATCGAATATTAGTCATCCACGAAGGAAAAGTGGCAACGACTGTATCACGAGAAGAGGCAGACCAAGAGAAAATCATGCAAGCTGCTACTGGACAAGCGGCAATGGGAGGGAATAGAGGATGA